In a single window of the Pandoraea pulmonicola genome:
- the tauA gene encoding taurine ABC transporter substrate-binding protein has protein sequence MNGIPNRLRRVFAATALAAAALPVALASALMLPAPAQAEEKEVTIAYQQIVDPWLVSIASGAFEKATGYKIHWRQFESGAKVATALASGDIKIGVLGSSPMAAAVSQGLDLQLFWILDDINKAEAMVVRNASNIKTPADLKGKKIGVPFVSTTHYHTMFALQQWGIKPNEVTVLNMQPNQIVAAWERGDIDAAYVWDPALAQIKQSGHVLITSGELSQQGKPTFDGIAVDRKWGEANAEFMAKFVKVIADADAAYRQNQAAWTATSPQVKAIVKMIGGKPEDVPGALSLYAYPSAQQQASAEWLGGGKDSRAVKALKDTAEFLKGQQKINAVKTDYTPYVTSRYVDAALKLK, from the coding sequence ATGAATGGAATTCCGAACCGGCTGCGACGGGTGTTCGCCGCCACGGCGCTGGCGGCAGCCGCGCTGCCCGTGGCCCTCGCGTCAGCCTTGATGCTCCCTGCCCCGGCGCAGGCGGAAGAAAAGGAGGTGACGATCGCGTACCAGCAGATCGTCGATCCGTGGCTGGTGTCCATTGCGAGCGGAGCGTTCGAAAAGGCGACCGGGTACAAGATCCATTGGCGCCAGTTCGAGTCGGGGGCGAAGGTGGCCACGGCGCTCGCGTCGGGCGACATCAAGATCGGCGTGCTGGGCTCCAGCCCGATGGCCGCGGCCGTCTCGCAAGGGCTGGACCTGCAGTTGTTCTGGATCCTCGACGACATCAACAAGGCCGAGGCGATGGTCGTGCGCAACGCGTCGAACATCAAGACGCCAGCGGATCTGAAGGGCAAGAAGATCGGCGTGCCGTTCGTCTCCACCACCCACTACCACACGATGTTCGCGCTCCAGCAGTGGGGCATCAAGCCGAACGAAGTCACGGTGCTCAACATGCAGCCGAACCAGATCGTGGCGGCATGGGAGCGCGGCGACATCGACGCGGCCTACGTGTGGGACCCGGCGCTCGCCCAGATCAAGCAGAGCGGTCACGTACTGATCACCTCGGGCGAACTGTCCCAGCAAGGCAAGCCGACGTTCGACGGCATCGCGGTCGATCGCAAATGGGGCGAGGCCAACGCCGAGTTCATGGCGAAGTTCGTCAAGGTGATTGCCGACGCCGATGCCGCCTACCGCCAGAACCAGGCCGCCTGGACGGCAACGTCGCCGCAGGTCAAGGCCATCGTGAAGATGATCGGCGGCAAGCCGGAAGACGTCCCTGGCGCGCTCTCGCTGTACGCCTATCCGTCGGCGCAGCAACAGGCGTCGGCCGAATGGCTCGGCGGCGGCAAGGACAGCCGTGCCGTCAAGGCGCTCAAGGACACGGCCGAATTCCTCAAGGGCCAGCAGAAGATCAACGCCGTCAAGACCGACTACACGCCGTACGTGACGTCGCGCTACGTCGACGCTGCGCTCAAGCTGAAGTAA
- a CDS encoding PLP-dependent aminotransferase family protein has protein sequence MSSRISAAMWNQLFLMSARAGMGLQSQIRQMLVSAILDERLMRGAAVPSSRELAEGLGVARNTVVLAYQQLVDEGYLIARERRGYFVNGDILAPRVGAQHSPAPEAATTATGTMPPLDPLTPDWEGRYVVRPSAQRNIVKPIDWQQYQYPFIYGQFDPTMFPTADWRECCHKALTVMEIRDWAPDMIARDDETLIQQIRTRVLPRRGVWADADEIVLTNGAQQALYLLADLLVGARTTVGIEDPGYPDARNIFAMRTPKLIGLPVDEHGLPVDERLSQCDYVYVTPSHQCPTTTTMPLTHREALLRRAETDDFVLIEDDYESENSYSDIPIPALKSLDRSDRVIYIGSLSKSFAPGLRLGYIVAPAALVAELRALRRLMIRHPSAFIQRSFSMFLALGHHDALLRRLADTYAKRAEVLSAALATHLPEVSFVHVKGGASCWVRGPQALNANVLASRAKSRGILIEPGDVFFMGDAPPRNMFRLGFSSIRLEHIEAGVVALAEVLRETLADAGRSAT, from the coding sequence ATGTCGAGCCGGATTTCCGCGGCGATGTGGAACCAGTTGTTTCTGATGTCGGCGCGCGCGGGCATGGGGTTGCAGAGCCAGATTCGCCAGATGCTTGTCTCGGCGATCCTGGACGAGCGTCTCATGCGCGGCGCGGCGGTGCCGTCGTCGCGCGAGCTCGCCGAGGGGCTGGGTGTGGCGCGCAACACGGTGGTGCTGGCCTACCAGCAACTGGTCGACGAGGGTTATCTGATCGCGCGCGAGCGGCGCGGGTATTTCGTGAACGGCGACATTCTGGCGCCTCGCGTGGGAGCGCAGCACTCGCCTGCGCCGGAGGCGGCAACGACGGCGACTGGCACCATGCCGCCGCTCGATCCGCTCACGCCGGACTGGGAGGGGCGCTACGTCGTGCGGCCTTCCGCGCAGCGCAACATCGTCAAGCCGATCGATTGGCAGCAGTATCAGTACCCGTTCATCTACGGGCAGTTCGATCCGACCATGTTCCCGACGGCGGACTGGCGCGAGTGCTGCCACAAGGCGCTCACCGTCATGGAGATCCGCGACTGGGCGCCGGACATGATCGCGCGCGACGACGAGACGCTGATCCAGCAGATCCGCACCCGCGTGCTGCCGCGCCGGGGCGTGTGGGCCGACGCCGACGAAATCGTGCTTACCAACGGTGCACAGCAGGCGCTCTATCTGCTCGCCGATCTGCTCGTCGGCGCGCGCACGACCGTCGGTATCGAGGACCCCGGTTATCCGGACGCCCGCAATATTTTCGCGATGCGCACGCCCAAGCTGATCGGGTTGCCGGTGGACGAGCACGGTCTGCCGGTCGACGAGCGCCTGTCGCAGTGCGACTACGTGTACGTCACGCCGTCGCATCAATGTCCGACCACGACGACGATGCCGCTCACGCATCGCGAGGCGTTGCTGCGTCGTGCCGAGACGGACGACTTCGTGCTGATCGAAGACGATTACGAGAGCGAGAACAGCTATTCGGACATTCCGATTCCCGCGCTCAAGAGCCTGGACCGCAGCGATCGCGTGATCTACATCGGCAGTTTGTCGAAGTCGTTTGCGCCGGGCTTGCGGTTGGGCTACATCGTGGCGCCGGCGGCGCTCGTGGCGGAACTGCGCGCGCTGCGCCGACTGATGATCCGGCATCCGTCGGCGTTCATTCAGCGCTCGTTCTCGATGTTCCTGGCGCTCGGGCATCACGACGCGCTGCTGCGTCGTCTGGCGGACACCTACGCCAAGCGCGCGGAGGTGTTGAGTGCGGCGCTCGCCACCCATCTGCCCGAAGTGTCGTTCGTGCACGTGAAGGGCGGCGCGTCATGCTGGGTGCGCGGACCGCAGGCGCTCAACGCCAACGTGCTGGCCTCGCGCGCGAAGTCGCGCGGCATCCTGATCGAGCCGGGCGACGTGTTCTTCATGGGCGACGCCCCGCCGCGCAACATGTTCCGGCTCGGCTTCTCCTCGATACGGCTCGAGCATATCGAGGCGGGCGTCGTTGCGCTGGCTGAGGTGCTTCGGGAGACGCTGGCCGACGCCGGGCGGTCGGCGACCTGA
- a CDS encoding glutathione S-transferase family protein, translating into MLRILGRPGSINVRKVLWLSHELGIPFRNEPWGDGDASRKLDDPAFAALNPNRMVPVIDDDGFVMWESNSILRYLVTSRERTDLYPVAPRERARIDQWIDWQASDLNAAWRYPFKSLVRHTPGYDDADKLAAEVHGWTEFMRVLDAQLQATQAFVCGDTFTLADIVIGLSVHRWFSTPIDHPWMEGVSTYYERLSTRDGFRLFGRNGTP; encoded by the coding sequence ATGCTCCGCATTCTCGGTCGACCCGGCTCCATCAACGTTCGCAAGGTGTTGTGGCTCAGTCACGAACTCGGCATCCCGTTTCGCAACGAGCCGTGGGGGGATGGCGATGCGTCGCGCAAGCTCGACGACCCCGCTTTCGCCGCGCTGAACCCCAACAGAATGGTGCCGGTCATCGACGACGACGGCTTCGTCATGTGGGAATCCAACAGCATTCTGCGCTACCTCGTCACGTCGCGCGAACGCACGGATCTCTATCCGGTCGCGCCGCGCGAACGCGCACGAATCGACCAGTGGATCGACTGGCAGGCGTCCGATCTGAACGCTGCGTGGCGCTATCCGTTCAAGTCGCTGGTGCGGCATACCCCCGGCTACGACGACGCCGACAAGCTTGCCGCCGAGGTCCACGGCTGGACGGAATTCATGCGCGTCCTCGACGCGCAGCTGCAAGCGACCCAGGCATTCGTGTGCGGCGACACATTCACGTTGGCGGACATCGTCATCGGTCTGTCCGTGCACCGCTGGTTCAGCACGCCGATCGACCACCCGTGGATGGAGGGCGTGTCCACCTACTACGAGCGCCTTTCCACACGCGACGGTTTCCGTCTGTTCGGGCGCAACGGCACGCCCTGA
- a CDS encoding porin, with protein sequence MPFATRRRLAYAAACLTPLMLAPASARAEVTLYGLIDTAIRYETNANASDARLFSASQGSFTGSRWGIKGTEQLAPDLETFFVLESGFNLDDGTSLQSTKGPGFGQDSSNGAGRLFGRQAFVGVRGSYGALSFGRQYSVGYTAMGAAQIFNNPNLDTLIVASNYVGSRLDNTVKYTLDAGGFSLGTAYTFGNTAGNAHANSGVGITAGYTAGGVNGTLLYQRLTSADGTQSRNTFGFSTGAAFGAWKATAGYLHSQLTEVETRNNVMLLGLSYNPLPALTLGVGGFVDWQAQPGGKRTAVYGMADYQLSKRTDVYLEIDRNNISGRYTLIASQGTYGSKVGVSLGLRHTF encoded by the coding sequence ATGCCTTTTGCAACCCGACGCCGCCTCGCGTACGCGGCGGCCTGCCTCACGCCCTTGATGCTCGCCCCGGCGAGCGCCCGCGCCGAAGTCACGCTCTACGGCCTGATCGACACGGCGATTCGCTATGAAACCAACGCCAACGCGAGCGATGCGCGCCTGTTCAGCGCATCGCAAGGCTCGTTTACCGGGTCGCGTTGGGGCATCAAGGGCACCGAGCAGCTCGCGCCCGATCTCGAAACGTTCTTCGTGCTGGAGAGCGGCTTCAATCTCGACGACGGTACGTCGCTGCAATCGACCAAGGGCCCGGGCTTCGGGCAGGATTCGTCGAATGGCGCGGGACGGCTCTTCGGCCGGCAGGCCTTCGTCGGCGTGCGCGGCAGCTACGGCGCGCTGTCGTTCGGGCGCCAATACAGCGTGGGCTACACGGCGATGGGCGCGGCTCAGATCTTCAACAACCCGAACCTGGACACGTTGATCGTCGCAAGCAACTACGTGGGGAGCCGGCTCGACAACACCGTGAAATACACGCTCGACGCGGGTGGCTTCTCGCTCGGCACCGCCTATACGTTCGGCAACACGGCAGGCAATGCGCACGCGAACTCCGGTGTCGGGATCACGGCGGGCTACACCGCCGGCGGCGTGAACGGCACGTTACTGTACCAGCGCCTGACGTCTGCCGACGGCACGCAATCGCGCAACACGTTCGGCTTCTCCACCGGCGCCGCCTTCGGCGCGTGGAAGGCCACGGCAGGCTATCTGCACAGTCAGCTGACCGAAGTCGAGACGCGCAACAACGTCATGCTGCTCGGCCTGAGCTACAACCCGCTGCCGGCGCTGACGCTCGGCGTGGGCGGCTTCGTGGACTGGCAGGCGCAACCCGGCGGCAAACGCACGGCGGTCTACGGCATGGCCGACTACCAGTTGAGCAAACGTACGGACGTCTATCTCGAGATTGACCGCAACAACATCAGCGGGCGCTACACGCTGATTGCCTCGCAAGGAACCTATGGCAGCAAGGTGGGCGTCTCGCTCGGGCTGCGCCACACGTTCTGA
- a CDS encoding PaaI family thioesterase has protein sequence MRVESQFCRDQGITLVAHDHNSVVLACEVLPRHTNRHGNAHGGLVATLLDTAMGMATRASGAVENLGTVNLTINYLRPASGRITAHAHVRRSGRSLAFCEAEVRDMQGRPLATASAVFAVAAHTGDASSLPGPP, from the coding sequence TTGCGGGTCGAATCTCAGTTCTGTCGCGATCAGGGCATCACGCTCGTGGCGCACGATCACAACTCGGTCGTGCTCGCATGCGAAGTGCTCCCGCGCCACACCAACCGCCACGGCAATGCCCACGGGGGCCTCGTCGCCACACTGCTCGACACGGCGATGGGCATGGCCACGCGGGCGAGCGGTGCGGTGGAGAACCTCGGCACCGTCAACCTGACGATCAACTACCTGCGCCCGGCCAGCGGACGAATCACCGCGCACGCCCACGTGCGCCGCAGCGGCCGCTCGCTCGCCTTCTGCGAGGCGGAAGTTCGCGACATGCAGGGTCGTCCGCTCGCCACGGCAAGCGCCGTCTTTGCCGTGGCAGCCCACACCGGCGATGCGAGCAGCCTGCCGGGTCCGCCCTGA
- a CDS encoding hydroxymethylglutaryl-CoA lyase, translating to MSDITLCECFARDGLQHETAFLATDVKRDLIDRFARAGFRRVEATSYSNPAVVPQFADASELLAGLPRVEGVYYKATCANTRAVERALVDLDAGIGANEISLLVSASESHSARNLKQSRANQWLRIEAMVDAAQGRFRLIGTISVAFGCPFEGAIDPAVVLRDVERFASLGVRHVTLGDTIGVATQASTRALFAQMRSAFPDVHAIAHFHDTRGTGIVNYLSALDAGVHHFDVAFGGVGGHPAKVQYGGGVTGNVCTEDFVNVLETMGLDTGIDLGAMMAASQACESALGRPLASRVARTGLNPMLAAHGK from the coding sequence ATGTCCGACATCACCCTGTGCGAGTGCTTTGCCCGTGATGGCTTGCAGCACGAAACCGCTTTCCTTGCCACCGACGTCAAGCGCGACCTGATCGACCGGTTCGCGCGCGCGGGCTTTCGCCGCGTGGAGGCGACCTCCTACTCCAACCCGGCCGTGGTGCCACAGTTCGCCGACGCCAGCGAACTGCTCGCCGGATTGCCTCGCGTCGAAGGGGTGTACTACAAGGCGACCTGCGCCAATACGCGCGCCGTCGAGCGCGCCCTGGTCGATCTCGACGCGGGCATCGGCGCGAATGAAATCAGTCTGCTCGTCTCCGCGAGCGAGTCGCATTCGGCGCGCAACCTCAAGCAGTCGCGCGCGAATCAGTGGTTGCGCATCGAGGCGATGGTCGACGCCGCACAGGGCCGCTTCCGGCTCATCGGCACGATCTCGGTGGCCTTCGGGTGTCCGTTCGAAGGCGCCATCGATCCGGCGGTCGTCCTGCGCGATGTGGAGCGGTTCGCGTCGCTCGGCGTTCGGCACGTCACGCTTGGCGACACGATCGGCGTCGCCACCCAGGCCTCCACGCGAGCCCTGTTCGCGCAGATGCGTTCGGCGTTTCCTGACGTGCACGCGATCGCCCACTTCCACGACACGCGCGGCACCGGCATCGTCAATTACCTCAGCGCGCTCGACGCTGGCGTGCATCACTTCGACGTGGCGTTCGGCGGCGTAGGCGGCCATCCCGCGAAAGTCCAGTACGGCGGCGGTGTGACCGGGAACGTCTGCACGGAAGATTTCGTGAACGTCCTCGAAACCATGGGGCTGGATACCGGCATCGACCTCGGAGCGATGATGGCGGCCTCGCAGGCGTGCGAGAGCGCGCTCGGGCGGCCGTTGGCGAGCCGCGTGGCGCGCACCGGCCTGAACCCCATGCTCGCGGCACACGGGAAGTGA
- a CDS encoding enoyl-CoA hydratase/isomerase family protein, producing MSRTMTLPDSLLISDRGAVRVITMNRPDKRNALNNELTRGLLDALRDADEDPGVHAIVLAGAGQSFCAGADVKEFGGFVAGSGDADADAAQAALRRAHLTTSLHRAFAAIGTPVVGAAQGHAMGGGAGLALACDLLVVGESLRLGYPELKHGIVAAIVMANLVRQVGRKTAFELVSTGDTMDASRALALGIANRASPDDTLVDEAVALAQRLADYDPVAMAATKRLFHRVADLPLAQAFDVSLDTNLMMRSFPKREAKA from the coding sequence ATGTCCCGAACCATGACGCTTCCCGATTCCCTGTTGATCTCCGATCGCGGCGCAGTGCGCGTGATCACCATGAACCGCCCCGATAAGCGTAACGCGCTGAACAACGAACTGACGCGCGGCTTGCTCGACGCGCTGCGCGATGCCGATGAGGATCCGGGCGTTCACGCCATCGTGTTGGCCGGCGCCGGGCAGAGTTTCTGTGCGGGTGCCGATGTCAAGGAATTCGGCGGCTTCGTTGCGGGGAGTGGCGATGCCGATGCCGATGCCGCGCAGGCCGCGCTCAGGCGCGCGCACCTGACGACGTCGCTGCATCGCGCGTTCGCCGCGATCGGCACGCCGGTCGTCGGCGCGGCGCAGGGGCACGCGATGGGCGGTGGCGCCGGGTTGGCGCTGGCGTGCGACCTGCTGGTCGTGGGCGAGAGTCTCAGGCTCGGCTATCCGGAGCTCAAGCACGGCATCGTGGCGGCCATCGTGATGGCCAACCTGGTGCGCCAGGTCGGACGCAAGACGGCATTCGAGCTCGTCTCCACGGGCGACACCATGGATGCATCCCGCGCGCTCGCGCTGGGCATCGCCAATCGAGCGAGTCCCGACGACACGCTCGTCGACGAGGCGGTGGCGCTTGCGCAGCGACTGGCCGACTACGATCCGGTGGCGATGGCGGCCACCAAGCGGCTGTTCCATCGCGTGGCCGATCTGCCGCTCGCGCAGGCCTTCGACGTCTCGCTCGACACCAACCTGATGATGCGCAGCTTCCCCAAGCGTGAGGCGAAGGCATGA
- a CDS encoding CaiB/BaiF CoA transferase family protein, with protein MNGAMKPLAGVTILELARVLACPFADMILAELGATVIKIEQPGSGDETRSFEPKVGDESAYYFACNRSKQSVTANMKTEAGRAIIHDLAMRADVVLENFPVGTLARHGLDQATLRAAHPALVYVSCTGFGQTGPYAKRKGYDTVFQAMGGLMSLTGERGSGPVKPGLPIADLSSGLWIAIAILSALQGRTRTGTGCHVDFSMLDGQVSLLTLAAGRYFALGEVPPRLGTEHPGRVPSATFVCRDGAYVHITCSDQHWRPLCELLGLDALAADASLATNAGRVEHRERVMAALTDAIAGRTRRELCDACDAVGVPAGPIQHVDEVLADPHVLARGMVSEFSHPSVGRFGALPVPFKFDGFADPEVGRPPLLGEHTDAVLASLGYAPERIADLRREGAI; from the coding sequence ATGAACGGGGCGATGAAGCCGCTGGCCGGCGTCACGATCCTGGAGCTGGCGCGCGTGCTTGCCTGCCCGTTCGCCGACATGATCCTCGCTGAACTGGGCGCGACCGTCATCAAGATCGAGCAGCCGGGCAGTGGAGACGAGACGCGCTCGTTCGAGCCGAAGGTGGGCGACGAGTCCGCATACTACTTCGCCTGCAATCGCAGCAAGCAGTCCGTGACGGCCAACATGAAGACGGAAGCCGGTCGCGCGATCATCCACGACCTTGCCATGCGCGCCGATGTCGTGCTGGAGAATTTCCCCGTCGGCACGCTCGCGCGCCATGGGCTCGATCAGGCCACCCTGCGCGCCGCCCATCCGGCGCTCGTCTATGTCTCGTGCACGGGCTTCGGCCAAACGGGGCCGTACGCGAAACGCAAGGGCTACGACACGGTTTTCCAGGCGATGGGCGGGCTCATGAGTCTGACGGGCGAGCGCGGCAGCGGGCCGGTCAAGCCGGGGCTGCCCATTGCCGATCTGTCCTCGGGCCTGTGGATCGCGATCGCGATTCTGAGTGCCTTGCAGGGGCGAACGCGCACCGGCACGGGTTGCCACGTCGACTTCTCGATGCTCGATGGTCAGGTCAGTCTGCTCACGCTCGCGGCCGGGCGCTACTTTGCGCTGGGAGAAGTGCCGCCCCGTCTGGGCACCGAACACCCGGGTCGCGTGCCGTCGGCGACCTTCGTCTGTCGCGACGGCGCCTACGTCCACATCACTTGCAGCGATCAGCACTGGCGCCCGCTGTGCGAACTGCTCGGTCTCGACGCGTTGGCCGCCGATGCGTCCCTCGCGACCAACGCCGGGCGCGTCGAGCATCGCGAACGCGTCATGGCGGCGCTCACCGACGCGATCGCCGGCCGGACCCGCCGCGAGTTGTGCGATGCGTGCGACGCCGTCGGCGTGCCCGCCGGTCCCATCCAGCACGTTGACGAAGTGCTGGCCGATCCGCACGTCCTGGCGCGCGGCATGGTGAGCGAGTTTTCGCACCCGTCGGTGGGCAGGTTCGGCGCGCTGCCGGTGCCGTTCAAGTTCGACGGGTTTGCCGATCCGGAAGTCGGCCGGCCGCCGCTGCTGGGGGAGCACACCGACGCGGTGCTGGCATCGCTCGGCTACGCGCCGGAGCGCATCGCCGACCTGCGGCGCGAGGGCGCCATCTGA
- a CDS encoding enoyl-CoA hydratase/isomerase family protein: protein MKDWETLALVRHDGFAEIVLDRPRQRNALNAAMCDELRALVQALRDDASVRCVIVRANGPVFCAGADLKERQGMSLDDVRARRIKAFAAYDAIEQIGKPCIALVEGPAIGSGGEIAMACDFIVATEAAAFRTPEALWGTVGATQRMPRAVGKRLAKDMAFTGRTLSAQEALVAGLVSRIVPASEALDTVRAMARDIAAAPPLAMHLTKHCIDKGVETDAAGALAIEMLAIETLLQSPDWGSRIAGFGSDTANGQTSAGLPQGGRHG from the coding sequence ATGAAAGACTGGGAGACATTGGCGCTCGTGCGGCATGACGGGTTCGCCGAAATCGTGCTCGACCGGCCGCGGCAGCGCAACGCGCTCAACGCCGCGATGTGCGACGAGTTGCGTGCGTTGGTGCAGGCATTGCGCGACGACGCGTCGGTGCGCTGCGTGATCGTGCGCGCCAACGGGCCGGTGTTTTGCGCCGGCGCCGATCTGAAGGAGCGCCAGGGCATGAGCCTCGACGACGTGCGTGCGCGCCGCATCAAGGCATTCGCCGCTTACGACGCCATCGAACAGATCGGCAAGCCATGCATTGCGCTCGTCGAAGGCCCCGCGATCGGTTCCGGCGGGGAGATTGCCATGGCGTGCGATTTCATCGTGGCCACCGAGGCGGCAGCCTTCCGCACTCCCGAAGCGCTCTGGGGGACGGTCGGCGCCACGCAACGCATGCCGCGCGCCGTGGGCAAGCGGCTTGCCAAGGACATGGCCTTTACCGGGCGCACGTTATCGGCGCAGGAGGCGCTCGTCGCCGGTCTGGTGTCGCGCATCGTGCCGGCGAGTGAAGCCCTCGACACCGTGCGTGCCATGGCCCGGGACATCGCTGCCGCACCGCCACTCGCCATGCATCTCACGAAGCACTGCATCGACAAGGGCGTGGAGACGGATGCCGCCGGGGCGCTTGCCATCGAAATGCTGGCCATCGAGACGTTGCTGCAAAGCCCCGACTGGGGCAGCCGGATCGCCGGGTTCGGGAGCGATACTGCGAACGGTCAGACGAGCGCGGGCTTGCCGCAAGGAGGTCGCCATGGCTGA
- a CDS encoding AMP-binding protein — MAEAEYEIHARQFGLTGPVTLPAILAERARCTPSAQALVIDGERIDYGTLAQRVAQAAARMISLGVAHGEHVGILMGNSVNWVVLFYAAASIGAVAVPINTRFKSDELNYCLSQGDVRVLFYVDTFLNIDYTQLLRGVEPALDQSLPGEVLPLLRHVVMVGERARDLPRGVEHFDALPDTAELHAEAARRASAVLPDDILLIQYTSGTTSFPKGVLLRHRSMLMNAAASALRIGVRADDRYFSVRPFFHVAGTTMSLLVSLVTGACLLSVPSFDVARVLTILDEERCTLTSGNDTIFLMMMGHPEFRRERIHLRGGWAAAGPEIMQKIHDVMGVPYMVGAYGQSEASPNVVLNDWRDPLALRVGGWASPHPGLEIRTVSTATGEVLGPDEPGEIQVRGWSVMKGYYNKPKETAQAFSDDGWLRTGDLGVIDAEGRMRMLGRLKDVFRVGGENVAPAEVEETLFTHPDVQLAQVVGVPDARLGEVPAAFVVLRPGAQVSAEALIDWCRARCANFKVPRYLRFVESFDGIGMTGSSKVQKNKLRDYAIREFGLS, encoded by the coding sequence ATGGCTGAGGCTGAGTATGAAATCCATGCGCGTCAGTTCGGCTTGACGGGGCCGGTGACGTTGCCCGCGATTCTCGCGGAACGCGCGCGCTGCACGCCGAGTGCGCAAGCGCTGGTGATCGACGGTGAGCGCATCGACTACGGGACGCTGGCACAGCGCGTGGCGCAGGCTGCGGCCCGCATGATCTCGCTAGGCGTCGCGCATGGCGAGCACGTCGGCATTCTGATGGGCAACTCGGTGAACTGGGTCGTCCTGTTTTACGCGGCGGCGTCGATCGGCGCGGTGGCCGTGCCGATCAACACGCGCTTCAAGTCCGACGAGCTGAACTACTGTCTGAGCCAGGGCGATGTGCGAGTGCTGTTCTATGTCGACACGTTCCTGAACATCGATTACACGCAGTTGCTGCGGGGTGTGGAGCCGGCACTCGACCAGAGCCTGCCCGGCGAGGTGCTGCCGCTGCTGCGTCACGTGGTGATGGTCGGCGAGCGCGCGCGCGACCTGCCGCGCGGCGTCGAGCATTTCGATGCGCTGCCCGATACGGCGGAGCTGCATGCCGAAGCGGCCCGCCGCGCGTCGGCGGTCTTGCCGGACGACATTCTTCTCATCCAGTACACCTCGGGTACCACGTCGTTCCCGAAAGGCGTGCTGCTGCGTCATCGCAGCATGCTCATGAATGCCGCGGCGTCGGCGCTGCGCATCGGCGTGCGCGCCGATGATCGCTACTTCAGCGTGCGTCCGTTCTTCCATGTGGCCGGCACCACGATGTCGTTGCTCGTCTCGCTGGTCACGGGAGCGTGCCTGCTCTCGGTGCCGTCGTTCGACGTCGCGCGCGTGCTCACCATTCTCGATGAGGAGCGCTGCACGCTCACGTCGGGCAACGACACGATCTTCCTGATGATGATGGGGCACCCGGAGTTCCGACGCGAGCGTATTCACTTGCGAGGCGGCTGGGCGGCGGCCGGCCCGGAGATCATGCAGAAGATCCACGATGTGATGGGCGTGCCGTACATGGTCGGCGCCTATGGTCAGTCGGAAGCGTCGCCGAACGTCGTGCTCAACGACTGGCGCGACCCGCTCGCGCTGCGCGTGGGCGGATGGGCCAGTCCGCATCCCGGCCTCGAGATCCGCACCGTTTCGACCGCGACGGGCGAGGTGCTGGGGCCCGACGAGCCGGGCGAGATCCAGGTGCGTGGCTGGAGCGTGATGAAGGGGTACTACAACAAGCCGAAGGAGACGGCGCAGGCATTCAGCGACGACGGCTGGCTGCGCACGGGCGACCTTGGCGTGATCGACGCCGAAGGCCGCATGCGGATGCTCGGGCGGCTCAAGGACGTGTTCCGGGTCGGGGGCGAGAACGTGGCGCCGGCCGAAGTGGAAGAGACGTTGTTCACGCATCCGGACGTTCAGCTCGCGCAGGTGGTCGGCGTGCCCGACGCGCGGCTCGGCGAAGTGCCTGCCGCGTTCGTGGTGCTGCGTCCCGGTGCCCAGGTGAGTGCCGAGGCGCTGATCGACTGGTGCCGTGCCCGCTGCGCGAATTTCAAGGTGCCGCGCTATCTGCGGTTCGTCGAGTCGTTCGACGGCATCGGCATGACCGGCAGCTCGAAGGTGCAGAAGAACAAGCTGCGCGACTACGCGATACGGGAGTTCGGCCTGTCCTGA